The window TTTACCATCATGTGGTTTTATACGCAAGTGATTAAAAAAAAGAAACCAGAAGATACTATTATAGAAGTAGATGCGGAATAAGTATTGAGTAGATATAATGAATAAAAAAAATCTCCTCCCTTTTTAAAGGAGGAGATTGCATTTTAAATTTATGAGGTTTTAAAATGGCTTCGCATTTTATGTCAAACTCTCCGATTCCTAAAAGAATCACCACTCTTTAACTAAAGAGAGGAACAAGTACCAATGATAATAATCTTTCGACTTGTTTAAAATTACAAAGTATAACTCACCGAAAAGCTAAGATTTCTTCCAATATCATAAATACCATCTGGTTTTAATCTAGACAGATGGTTTATATATTTTTTATTGGTTAAATTAGTTCCTGTAATTTGAAACTGTAAAGCATTTTTAAACACATTAATTTCTCCACCAAATCCAGCACTTAATAAGCTGTATCCTCCAGTTTCTGTTTCAAAAACACTAGTGTTGTTTTGTTTTAAAGCAGTACTTAAAGTAATAAATGCATTCCCTTTTTCTAGGTGTTTTAGATTGTACTCGACACGTAATGTATTGTTTATTTTGTTTGCAGGAATTAATGGTAAATATGCACCACCATTTTGTTTTCCCGTAACGGTTTCAAAACTACTTTCTATATGTAACCAATCTAAAGGATGCGGATGAATATGAAAACCAAATTCTCCACCATAAAGTGCAGCATCCTCTTGAAGGTATAAATAAACAGGATCTTCATTAATACTTTCTCCGTTAGGAGATAAGTAGATATAGTCATTTACTACATTATAAAAACCATTAGCAAAAACTTCTAAATGATCTGTTTTATATTCTAAAGCTAAATCGGTTTGAAAGTTTTGTTCATTATTCAAATTTTCGTTTCCAATTTCAAAACGGTTGGTTCCTTCATGAGAACCATAAGAAGTAAGCTCTGCAAGGTTTGGAGCTCTAAATCCGGAAGCTACATTTAATCTAGCTACTATGTTTTTAGCAAGATTGGTTTTAAAACCTAAAGCACCATTAAAGCTATTAAAATTTTTGTTTAAAGCGTTTTCAACATTAACATTTCTAGTATCAAATCTAGCTCCTAATTGTACATCTATTTTTTCAAAATGAATATGCGAAGTAGCCAAAATACCAAAATCGTTAGTTGTTGCATTAGGGATTAATTCTTCTTCGCCATAATTCGTATTGGTTTGGTTCATACCTTGAACACCAACTATAGTTTCAAACTTGCCAATTTTTGGCATATGATATTTTACGTCATAATTAAAAGTTTTAAGTTTCATGTGTAATGCAGGATGTAAAACTTCTTCATGAGCATCTTCATCCTCATGATCGTCGTGGTCTTCCTCATGATCTTCTTCAAGTTCTTCGTGATGGTGTTCTTCTTCAAATTCTTTTCTGTCGTTGTACGTAAATCCGAGGTTTACATCTAAACTAGAATCTTTAAAAAACACTACAGTTTTAGAACTAAAAATATGATTTGTAATGTCTTGATAAGGTAATAACGGATAGTTTTTTAAACTTTGAATCCCTATTTCTTCCGGAATACCGAGCTTAGAAGCATTCAGATTATAACGCAATTCGGTTTTAAAGTTTACACCTTGATACCCTAAGCCTGCTTTTAAATCTTTTTCGTTAAAACGTGTATTGGTAACTCTATAGTCTTCGGTTTTATAATCGGCATGTTCTGCAAAACTTCCTCGAATTAAAAACTTAAACTTTTCACCAGAACTTTTATAGCCAAGATTAGTACTTAATCCTTCGGTATTAGTAAAATATTGCAAATTCACATTGGTTTCACTTTCATTTTCTTGAGCAAAACGTTCGGGATTTAAATATAAAACACCACCAAGTGCATCACTACCATAGAGTAGGGAAGCAGGACCTTTTATAACTTCTACACTTTCTATTCCTGCATCATTAACACCAAGACCATGTTCGCTACCAAATTGCTGATTTTCTAGTCGGATACCTTGTGTATACACTAAAACACGATTAGAACTTAATCCGCGAATTACAGGTTTTGAAATACCAATTCCCGTGGAAATACCTTCCACACCAGGGATATTGGTAATACCTTGCGCTAGATTAATGGCTCCTTTATTTTTTAAATCGGAAATTTTACGTTGTTCGACTTTCATTACGTTTTCACTTTGTAATTTGTGAAAAGGAGTAGAGACAATAACTTCTTCCATTTCAATTGCGGAAGATTGCAAACGAATCTCTAAATTTTCTGAAGAAGGAATAGTAATGGTTTGCGAAAAAGTTTCAAAACCAACATACGAAACTAATATTTTATAGTTTCCAGTAGGTAAGTTGTTTAATGTGAAATTACCATCATGATTTGTTGTTGTACCTTTTTCTAATTGCGGAAAGTAAATGTTTGCAAAAGCAATAGATTGATTGGTTTCGCTATCTAAAACAGTTCCGTTAATACTGTTTTGTGCGTATATGTTGGTTGCCAAAAAAAGCAACAATAGTTTTATAATTTGTTTCATTGTATAATTAATTTAATGGGTATGGTACTGAAGTGTTTTCAGCTCTAATACCAAATGCGTTTTAAAATAACAGATAGTAAATTGGAATTGTATTTTCTTTAGATGCCATAAAAAACAAAAGTATAACCTAAGTTACAGTTTTATTTTCATAAAAACAGAAAGGAAATAGAAACGAATTTAATCGACTATTTTGAAGTGTACTTGGTGTAACGTCATTAAACTAATTGTGGAGGACCACGTAACGCAAAGGATAGGCGTTGATATTCGGAAATAAATTGATATTGTGAAGTATGTAATTTGTGGTTATTTTCTATAGGAACGAAACGAACAGCTACGGTTTTAAAAACAAATGGTTTATTGATTTTAAATTTATAAAACTCACAGTCTACATCTAAGGTGTGTAAGTGTGTTTGACTTAAATTATCTGTACAAAAATCGTGTGTATGATTTTCAAAAACATGACCAAGCTTCACTATACTAGGTATAAGTATAGTAACTATAAGGAGTATAGTTACAAATTTAAAGACGCTATGTTCTTGAATGGATTTCATGTTTTATAAAAATCGACCTAAGCCGAATCGTCTAATCATCTTTTTTTCAAATTCCCAAAAGAATTTATGTTGACCAAATAGCCAACCAAATGCTACGAGTAGTATTTGATAGAAAATTAGGCCAATGATAATAAAAAGGATCCAATAAACAATTATGTTTAAGTTTTCTTTAGTAATTCCAATCCATTTCATGAGTGGTCTTCCCACAAATAATGACGAAGAGCCTGTTAATGCAAAGACAATGAATATAGCAATCATTTCCCAGCGATAGGTTACTTTCCATCGTTTTTCTACTTTGGTAAAAAGAAATAGGAAAAAGCGTACTAGTGCATAAGAAATAATAATAGTTAATACTATTTGAATACTAAAATGAAGTTCGTTAGCAAACCTATTAGAAAGCCTATAAGCAGAATAAAACGTTACTAATAAACCAAGAATAGGAAATAGTAATTGCCAATTTTTTTGAATTTCCCAACGTAGTTTAAATTTTTCCATCAAATTTTATTTCGATGCAAAAATACAGAACAGTGTTTAATTTCTAGGAATAAAACCAGTTAATTGTTGTTTATATTTTAATTGAAAGTATATAAAATAGTTATATAGTTTATAATTAACGTCATAACCGTAATCTGTACCATAGTCATAATTTATTTGCATATCGTAAAGATTAGGATCAAACTGACTAGGATTGAGTACCCGAGTGTTCCATGCACTTACAAATAGTCTGTTTTTGTTTTCTAAATAACTTTGGGTATAAAATCCTTCAGGTTTTGCTCTAGTTACAAACCAAGTACTAAAGCCTGGTTCAATAATTATTATTTGGTATTCTAGTTCTTCATTTACAATACTTATGGTGTCATTGGGTATACTAGGTTTTGTTTCTTCAACCATCGTATTCTTTTTAGTTGAATTACAAGCTACTAATAATACACATACAAGTATTGCGTAAAGAAAGGATTTCATTTTAAAATGTGTTAGCTATTAAAAATACAAAAAATGCCAAACAAAGGTTTGGCATTTAAGTTAAAATATGTGGAAGTTACATTATTTACCTCCAAAAAGTCCACCAAGTAAACCACCAAGTCCACCAGATCCTTTTGTTGCTTGACCTAGTACCATTCCAGCTACATCATCAATAATACTACCATCACCATCACTATCTAACATTTTCTCAAGAAAAGTTTGTTCTTGTGTTACACCACCAGCACTACTAGCACCACCAAGTAATCCTCCTAAAAGGTCACCAATACCATTGGAAGAACTAACGTTTTGTTGCGAAGCTTGTTTACCAATAACTCCCATTAAAATTGGAGCAGCTACTTTTAAAATATTAGCAACAGAACCCATGTCTAAACCAGATTTCTCTCCTAATACTTTTTCAACGTTTTGTCTTTTATCACCTAAAACGTGTCCTAAAATTTTATCACCATCATTGGTTACTTCGTCATTAACTCCACCACCAAATAAACCTCCAAGGTTATCTAAAATACTTCCATTATGTTTACCATTTATAGCTCCCATTATGCCTTCAGCACCTTCTGGTGTTGCGGCATTACGTTCCATTGCTTTCATTAATACTGGTAAAGCCATAGTTAATAAACCAGCTGTTTTATTGCTATCATTACCAGTAGATCCAGCTACACCGTTTATAATTGTCTTACCTAAATCACTACCTAATAAATCTAAAATTCCTGCCATTTGTTTGTTATATGTTTAATAATTAATATGTTATCGCATTTGCATAATGCCTACCACAATTTACAAAAAAAAAGCCTTAACGTTTTTGTTAAGACTTTTTTTTAATAAAACATGTTAAATCATCGACAAACGGTTAGTTTTTATCGTTAATAAGTATGTTTTTAATTTGTTCTGCTAGTTCAGTACCAATTCTGTCTTGTGCTTCGTTAGTTGCAGCTCCAATATGAGGGGTAAGAGAAACTCTTCCGTTCATTAAAACTTTAACTGCTGGAGTAGGTTCATTTTCAAAAGTATCCAAACCTGCAAAAGCAACTTTTCCAGATTCTAAAGCATCTACTAAAGCAACTTCATCAATAACACCACCTCTTGCAGCATTAACAATACCAACACCATCTTTCATTAAGTCAAATTGTGCTTTACCTATAACATAGTCTTTTTGTGCAGGAACGTGTAACGAAATAAAATCTGCTTGTTTTAAAACATCTTCTAGAGGTTGTGTTGCGATATCGAATTTAACAGATTGTCCATCAAAAAAGTCAAGAGTAATTTCTGCATTTTCAATAAACATGTCTGCAGCTATCACTTTCATACCTACACCCAACGCTATTTTTGCTACTTCACGACCAATACGTCCGAAACCAATAATACCAATTGTTTTTCCACGTAACTCAATTCCTTTTGCGTAGTTTTTCTTTAATGCTTTAAATTTAGAATCTCCATCTAAAGGCATATTTCTATTCGAGTCATGTAAAAAACGAACACCTCCATATAAATGCGCAAAAACTAATTCTGCTACAGATTGTGAAGATGCAGCAGGCGTATTAATTACGTTTAGACCTTTACTACGTGCATATTCTACATCAATATTATCCATACCAACACCACCACGACCAATAATTTTTAGGCTAGGGCAAGCATCAATTAAATCTTGACGTACCGTTGTTGCACTTCTAACTAATAGTGTGCTTATTTCATTTGTGTTTATGTAGTTTATTAGTTGTTCTTGTGCTACTGTTGTAGTTGAAACTTCAAAACCTGCTTCTTCTAAAGCTTTAACTCCGCTTTGAGAAATTCCGTCATTTGCTAATACTTTCATTTTTTATGTATTATGTTTAAAGTAGAAAGTTAAATGTTGTTTGAACGATTTATACTTCCGCTTTAAATTAAAATTAATTTATGCTTTTGTTTCTAATTCACTCATTACTTCTACAAGTGCTTTTACACTATCTAAAGGTAATGCATTGTACATGGAAGCTCTATAACCACCAACACTTCTATGCCCATTTAAACCACTAATTCCTGCTTCTTTAAGCATGGTTTCAAAAGTTTCTTTTAGATCTTCATTAGCAAGGGTAAAGGTTGCATTCATGTTAGAACGGTCTTCTTTATTTGCATATCCTTTAAATAATGGGTTTAAATCTATTTCAGAATACATGACACGAGCTTTCATTTCGTTAACTTCTTCAATAGCTTTAATTCCACCAAGATTTTTTAACCATTCTAAGGTTAACATAGATGTATATACTGCAAAAACAGGAGGTGTATTAAACATACTGCTTTTACTAATATGTACTTTATAATCCATCATAGACGGAATTTTACGAGATACCTTTCCTAAAACATCTTCTTTCACTATTACTAGTGTAGTTCCTGCTGGTCCCATATTTTTTTGAGCTCCTGCATATATTAAATCGAATTTAGTAAAGTCTAAAGTTCTTGAAAATATATCACTACTCATATCACAAACCACAGGAATAGGAGAGTTTGGGAAAGCTTTCATTTGTGTACCAAAAATGGTGTTATTGGAAGTACAATGGAAGTAATCGTGATCACTAGGAATATCATATCCTTTAGGAATATAATTATAACCAGCGTCTTTAGAAGAAGCTACTTCTAAAATATCATCATATATTTTGGCTTCTTTTACTGCCTTATCACTCCAAGTTCCAGTATTTAAATAAGCTGCTCTTTTTTCTAAAAGATTTAGTGCAACCATTAAAAATTGTGAGCTCGCTCCACCTTGTAAAAATAAAGCTTTGTAGCCTTTGCCTTCTAAACCAAGAAGTTCTAAAGCCAACGATCTTGCTTTTTCCATAACATCTACAAAAGATTTACTTCTGTGTGATATTTCTAATAAGGATAAGCCATCATTGTTGAAATCCATTACAGCTTCTGAAGCTTTTAATAATACTTCTTGTGGAAGAATACTTGGTCCTGCACTAAAATTATGTTTTTTCATCGAAAAATTTATTTTGCATTTCCGAAAACCGGAAATCTTTATTTTTAAAACAGTTACAAAGGTGCTAATTTTTGAATGGAATTATGTTATTAAAATGATAATTTATCCACTAAATTTTTAACAAAAATGCAATTGTGTCTTCCCCATCTGCATAATCGGAAAGTTCTGGTTGTTGGGTTTTACCAAATACTATTTCGTTTTCGTTAAAGCCATTAGATACAATACATTGAATGTTGTTTAGGTTAGTGTCTATATACGTTTTAAGTGCTTCCGTACTATCGTAATATTCATAAAAAACGGTTGCAATTGGCGAAGCGAAACTAGTGTCTTCTTTGATCATTAAAAAGCCATTTTCTAACATATCAAATTCGCTCATTAAATATACCGCTTTATTATAGTCGTAGTTATTTGCGTATTTGCTTTCGTTTATGATCGCATTCCAAGGGTACATTGCCTTAAAAAAGGGCTGAAAATCGTAATCTTTTGGTACAAATAGCTTCGATACGTTTCTGCATCCTAAACCGTAGTATCTAAAAATATCTTCCGATAAAGCCATTAGCTCTTCTTCGGTTTCGTTTCCTGTTAAAATGGCAACAGAGTTTCTATTCTTTCTTATAATAGAAGGTTTATTCTTAAAATAGTATTCAAAATAGCGTGCAGTATTATCACTTCCTGTTGCAATAACCGCATCAAAATTTTCTAGTTTTTGATCGGTTAACGTTATTTTTCCCTTAAAAGCAGGTTCCACATGTTCTAAATATTTTGCTATAAAAGGAAGTAGGTGTTTGTCGTTACTAGATTGTTTTACTAGCACTTCATGTCCGGAAATTAAAACAGATAGAAAATCATGAAAACCAACTAACGGAATGTTTCCCGCCATAATAATAGCAACTTTTTGTGTATTTACTTTGTTGAAGTCATACGTTTCTAACCAAGTTGATAAATTTTTAGTTGTTAAAGCATTAGACCAACTATTAAAAGTAAAGACTAGGTTTTTTTTAGTAAACCATCCGTTATGTTCTTGTGCTAGTTTTATTTGGTGTTTAAATCCTTCAAAAAATAGTTCATTGTGTTCTACATTATCTTTTTTCTGAAAGTTTTCAGAAGTAAATTGGCTTAAAAAGTCTCCTAATTTTGCAAAAGCGTTAATTCTTTGGTCTAAATTCATCTTGTATTTGGTTATGAATACTTTTGGCGTTATTTTTGCGCAAAGTTAGAAAAATGAAATGAACGAAATTTTTTTAAACCTATTTTTTTAAAAGGATTAAATTAAATTTCAAATAATTCTTAATTTTATAGAATTTTCATCGTTTTTAAAAACTATTAAATTAAATTGAAAATTACGCTATGGCAATTATAATAACAGACGAATGTATCAATTGTGGTGCTTGTGAACCAGAATGTCCAAATACAGCAATTTATGAAGGTGCAGACGATTGGAGATACAAAGATGGAACGAGTTTAGATGGTAAATTAGTTTTACCTAACGGAAAATCTGTAGATGCAGACGAAGCACAAGAACCTATAAGTGATGAGATTTACTACATTGTACCAGATAAATGTACCGAATGTGTAGGTTTTCATGAAGAGCCACAATGTGCTGCAGTATGTCCTGTAGATTGTTGTGTACCGGATGATGATCACGTAGAAACCAAAGAAGTACTTTTAGGAAAGCAAAAATTTATGCATCCAGAAGATTAAATATTACATATAATTTTAATAAAAAAAACCGTGCAATTGCTCGGTTTTTTTTGTTTTGTATTTTAATACTTTAGAAATTAAACCCTAATCTTGTAAAAATATATCTACCATCAGAACCCATTTGAACAGAATCTGCTAATCCTCCTTGGTCTGTCCAGCCATCAAATTGAGAAGTTGGATATTCATTAAATAAGTTATTTGCTCCTAAAGTTAAACTCAGGCTTTCTGTAAACTTATATCCTAAACTTAAGTCTACTATATTTCTTGCTTCATAGGTATCTGTTGCAACTAGTTTTAAAGCATCCGCTTCTGCAAAAGTTACAGGAGGAGAATCTACCCATTGAAAATCTTGAAGTTGTACTTCACTAAAACGAGTAATAGATACTAAGGCATTGAATTTAGATTTAGTATAACCAAGATTTAAGCCAAATTTATAATCTGGAGCAGCAGCTTGCAAATATGCTTGAGAAAAAGGACCGAAAAATCTTAATTCTGCTTCTTCATCTGTCATGCTACTTCCTTCAAATTCTGGAGTATTAATGTTTTTAATTTTTAACTTATTAATGTTTCCTATAACCCCTATATTTACTTTACTATCCTTTCCAAAAGACATTTCATAACCTAAAACAATATCTAATCCTGTTGTTTGTGTGTCTACACCATTTGCAAAAAACTGTGCAGCATCTACATTAAGAGGGCCTAAAATGGCTTGATCTGTAAAATTATCTGTTAATATAATCCTGTCGTCTACATTAATTAAATAACCATCTATAGTTGCAGAGAATCCGCTTTTCTTAAAGGTAAAACCTAAGCTTCCGTTAAATGCTTTTTCTTCTTTTAATGCTTCAATACCAAATGCTTTAGTTACTGTACTGTTGTTTGCAGATAATAAAGAAGGAACAGATTCACCAGCTACAATATTATTAAAAATAAGGTTGTAATATAATTGCGCTAAAGAAGGCGCTCTAAAACCGGTAGATACAGAACCTCTTATTGCTAATGCATCGTCTAGTAATTTATATCTACTTGCTATTTTAAAGTTGAAAGTGTTTCCAAAGTCACTATAGTTTTCAAAACGTAAAGCACCTCCAATTAAAAAATCATCGCTAATATTGATTTCAGAATCAAAATAAATACCATAATTGGTTCTACTTCTATCTATTTCATTAGCTGGGCTATACCCCGGAAAACCTTGAGAACCTCCTGGTCCGGCAGGTAATAAATCTTCATTTGGATTCGTTATCGGTTCATCATCTCCATCTAAAACTGGATCTCCATTTTCATCTCTAACAATATCATCATAAGGATTATTGACAGCACCTGAACCATCATAAACAGAATAAGAAGCTAATTCTCCTGCAAAAATACCGAAGTTTTCGGTTCTATATTCTATACCAAATGCAATGCTTAATCCAGAAGCTACATCTTCAAAATACTTATTAAAATCTATTCCAGTTGTATTTTGAGAAAGATAATGTCCACCAGCATCAAAATCTGTAGGAGAACCATCTTGCATAGAAGCATTATTACTATCTTTTACATAATAATGGAAGTTGTTTTTACCATAGGTATTATTAAAGTCTAAATGCCATCCGTTACTCATTTCATGTCTTACACCAGCGGAAACAGAAACATCCGTAATATTAGATGTTATTCTAGGTGTAAATCCGTTTGGATATAAACTTAAGACAGTTCTATCATCTCCTTCACCATCACGAGAAAAAGCATAAGCATTGGTATCTCTAAAGTTACGACCACCAAAAGCATAAATTTCAGTTTTATCCCCTACAGGAATTGCCGCATTTACCATAAAATTAAATCCGTCTACACCAGCACTACCATATCCTTTTCTCCAAGAAAAACCAGGACGAAGTGTGTTGTCTTTCGATAATAATTCTGTGGTAAAGTTTACAAAACCTCCATTATCACCTAAGGATACCCCATAGTTTAAATCGATTTTAACAGTTTCGCCATCATACTTTCTGTCTTTTCCATCTAATCTGTTTTCTCCTTCTACATTGTATAAGGTTTCTCCAGATTTTTCTTCCCAACCATCTCCAACGGCTGTGCTATAAGCACCATAAGTAATACCTCCAGAAACACCATCTGTATTATCTTTAAGTACAATATTAATTACACCAGCAATGGCATCGGATCCGTATTGCGCAGAAGCACCATCTCTTAAAACTTCTATTCTTTTAATTGCAGAAGCAGGAATAGCATTTAAATCGGTACCAGAATTTCCACGACCTCTTGTTCCAAAGACATTTACCAAAGAAGATTGGTGTCTTCGTTTTCCATTAATTAAAACCAGTGTTTGATCTGGGCCTAAACCTCTTAAAGAGGCAGGAACCACATGATCGGCACCATCAGATCCCGATTGTTTACTGGCATTAAAGGAAGGTGCCGCATATTGAAGTATTTCATTAACTTCGACTTTTCCTGTTGTAGATGCAATTCCAGCAACATCAAGAACGTCTACAGGAACAGCGGTGTCTAAAGCGGTTCTTTTAGGGCTACGAGATCCTACAATAATCACTTCATCTAGACCTACGCCTTCAGACATGGTAACATGAATAGAAGATTGTCCGTTTACCTCTAATTCTTGAGAGTCATAGCCAACATAGCTAAAAATAAGTGTCGCATTTTCACTTACTTCAATACTGTAATTTCCATCAAAATCGGTGGTAACACCATTAGAAGTATTTTTTTCAATAATATTAACATTGGGTAAAGGCAAGCCTTCTGCATCTGTAATATTACCTGTTACGGTTTGTCCTATAGCAAAACTGATGCTAAAAAGGGATAGCATAAATAAAAATAAGTGTTTCATTTGTTCTATTTTTTTTGATTAGTTATTTTAAAGATATGGAAATTAAACATTTAAGTGATGTTTTGTTTTTAAGTTATTAACTTATTTATTAAAAATTAATCAATACTGAGAAGTATAATTTATATTTGCAATCGCTAATAAAAATTAGTTTCTGGAAAGGTGCATTCCTTTAGCAGGAAAAAGAAGTTTAATTTAAAGATTTCCGCATTCGCGGAAAAACAAATATGAAAGCAGGAATTGTAGGATTACCAAACGTAGGAAAGTCAACTTTATTTAATTGTTTATCTAATGCTAAAGCACAAAGTGCAAACTTTCCGTTTTGTACTATTGAACCTAATATTGGGATTGTAAATGTACCAGATCCTAGGTTAGAAAAATTAGAAGAACTAGTAAATCCAGTTCGTGTACAACCAGCAACTGTAGAGATTGTAGATATTGCAGGTTTAGTAAAAGGAGCAAGTAAAGGAGAAGGTTTAGGAAATCAATTCCTTGCAAATATTAGAGAAACCGACGCTATTTTACATGTGTTACGTTGTTTTGATAATGATAATATTATTCATGTGGATGGTAATATAAATCCGATTAGAGATAAGGAAACTATCGATATGGAACTGCAGTTAAAAGATTTAGAAACTGTAGATAAAAAATTAGATAAAGTAAAAAGAGCTGCAAAAACAGGAAATAAAGAAGCGCAAAAAGAAGAAGCTGTTTTATTAAAAATAAAAGAAAACTTAGAGGCTGGTGTTTCGGTAAGAGCTTTAGAATTTAGCGATGAAGATTACTTAGAATTTGTAAAGCCTAGTCAG is drawn from Lacinutrix sp. WUR7 and contains these coding sequences:
- a CDS encoding DUF937 domain-containing protein, producing the protein MAGILDLLGSDLGKTIINGVAGSTGNDSNKTAGLLTMALPVLMKAMERNAATPEGAEGIMGAINGKHNGSILDNLGGLFGGGVNDEVTNDGDKILGHVLGDKRQNVEKVLGEKSGLDMGSVANILKVAAPILMGVIGKQASQQNVSSSNGIGDLLGGLLGGASSAGGVTQEQTFLEKMLDSDGDGSIIDDVAGMVLGQATKGSGGLGGLLGGLFGGK
- a CDS encoding DUF6787 family protein, producing MEKFKLRWEIQKNWQLLFPILGLLVTFYSAYRLSNRFANELHFSIQIVLTIIISYALVRFFLFLFTKVEKRWKVTYRWEMIAIFIVFALTGSSSLFVGRPLMKWIGITKENLNIIVYWILFIIIGLIFYQILLVAFGWLFGQHKFFWEFEKKMIRRFGLGRFL
- a CDS encoding 4Fe-4S dicluster domain-containing protein, with the protein product MAIIITDECINCGACEPECPNTAIYEGADDWRYKDGTSLDGKLVLPNGKSVDADEAQEPISDEIYYIVPDKCTECVGFHEEPQCAAVCPVDCCVPDDDHVETKEVLLGKQKFMHPED
- a CDS encoding acyl-CoA reductase; translated protein: MNLDQRINAFAKLGDFLSQFTSENFQKKDNVEHNELFFEGFKHQIKLAQEHNGWFTKKNLVFTFNSWSNALTTKNLSTWLETYDFNKVNTQKVAIIMAGNIPLVGFHDFLSVLISGHEVLVKQSSNDKHLLPFIAKYLEHVEPAFKGKITLTDQKLENFDAVIATGSDNTARYFEYYFKNKPSIIRKNRNSVAILTGNETEEELMALSEDIFRYYGLGCRNVSKLFVPKDYDFQPFFKAMYPWNAIINESKYANNYDYNKAVYLMSEFDMLENGFLMIKEDTSFASPIATVFYEYYDSTEALKTYIDTNLNNIQCIVSNGFNENEIVFGKTQQPELSDYADGEDTIAFLLKI
- a CDS encoding D-2-hydroxyacid dehydrogenase, translating into MKVLANDGISQSGVKALEEAGFEVSTTTVAQEQLINYINTNEISTLLVRSATTVRQDLIDACPSLKIIGRGGVGMDNIDVEYARSKGLNVINTPAASSQSVAELVFAHLYGGVRFLHDSNRNMPLDGDSKFKALKKNYAKGIELRGKTIGIIGFGRIGREVAKIALGVGMKVIAADMFIENAEITLDFFDGQSVKFDIATQPLEDVLKQADFISLHVPAQKDYVIGKAQFDLMKDGVGIVNAARGGVIDEVALVDALESGKVAFAGLDTFENEPTPAVKVLMNGRVSLTPHIGAATNEAQDRIGTELAEQIKNILINDKN
- a CDS encoding TonB-dependent receptor, whose product is MKQIIKLLLLFLATNIYAQNSINGTVLDSETNQSIAFANIYFPQLEKGTTTNHDGNFTLNNLPTGNYKILVSYVGFETFSQTITIPSSENLEIRLQSSAIEMEEVIVSTPFHKLQSENVMKVEQRKISDLKNKGAINLAQGITNIPGVEGISTGIGISKPVIRGLSSNRVLVYTQGIRLENQQFGSEHGLGVNDAGIESVEVIKGPASLLYGSDALGGVLYLNPERFAQENESETNVNLQYFTNTEGLSTNLGYKSSGEKFKFLIRGSFAEHADYKTEDYRVTNTRFNEKDLKAGLGYQGVNFKTELRYNLNASKLGIPEEIGIQSLKNYPLLPYQDITNHIFSSKTVVFFKDSSLDVNLGFTYNDRKEFEEEHHHEELEEDHEEDHDDHEDEDAHEEVLHPALHMKLKTFNYDVKYHMPKIGKFETIVGVQGMNQTNTNYGEEELIPNATTNDFGILATSHIHFEKIDVQLGARFDTRNVNVENALNKNFNSFNGALGFKTNLAKNIVARLNVASGFRAPNLAELTSYGSHEGTNRFEIGNENLNNEQNFQTDLALEYKTDHLEVFANGFYNVVNDYIYLSPNGESINEDPVYLYLQEDAALYGGEFGFHIHPHPLDWLHIESSFETVTGKQNGGAYLPLIPANKINNTLRVEYNLKHLEKGNAFITLSTALKQNNTSVFETETGGYSLLSAGFGGEINVFKNALQFQITGTNLTNKKYINHLSRLKPDGIYDIGRNLSFSVSYTL
- a CDS encoding DUF6146 family protein encodes the protein MKSFLYAILVCVLLVACNSTKKNTMVEETKPSIPNDTISIVNEELEYQIIIIEPGFSTWFVTRAKPEGFYTQSYLENKNRLFVSAWNTRVLNPSQFDPNLYDMQINYDYGTDYGYDVNYKLYNYFIYFQLKYKQQLTGFIPRN
- the serC gene encoding 3-phosphoserine/phosphohydroxythreonine transaminase; amino-acid sequence: MKKHNFSAGPSILPQEVLLKASEAVMDFNNDGLSLLEISHRSKSFVDVMEKARSLALELLGLEGKGYKALFLQGGASSQFLMVALNLLEKRAAYLNTGTWSDKAVKEAKIYDDILEVASSKDAGYNYIPKGYDIPSDHDYFHCTSNNTIFGTQMKAFPNSPIPVVCDMSSDIFSRTLDFTKFDLIYAGAQKNMGPAGTTLVIVKEDVLGKVSRKIPSMMDYKVHISKSSMFNTPPVFAVYTSMLTLEWLKNLGGIKAIEEVNEMKARVMYSEIDLNPLFKGYANKEDRSNMNATFTLANEDLKETFETMLKEAGISGLNGHRSVGGYRASMYNALPLDSVKALVEVMSELETKA